The genomic window TAAGACAAGAAAGCCTATTTAAAGCTTCtgtaaatgactttttaaaatactttttcatACCGTCTAAAGCCTTTTTTCGtttaaataaaaccttttttaagACTGTTCAAGACGTGCAGATAGAATATATAAAAGTATACTCACAGAGACCACTTCTCTGCTTCGagtacttttctttttccttacatattttacttaaataaagtttataaCGCAGTACTTCTACTCGTAATGGAGTGAACATTACTTTTTAGGTGCAGTCAGGGAGCAGAAAACATACAAACCGTCCGACATGAAGCTCAGTAAAACAGGATTAATCAGGCCTGGGCAGGTTGTGCAGCCGCTCCCAGGTAAATATccactgcaacaaacacacctggTGCTAGCTTCAACTTAGGCGGAGTAAAAGTTAGCTTCGGCGGCTTCTGACATTTAACTTACCCTGGCTCGATGAAGCGGAGGTCTGATAGTCTCGTCCTCCAAAACAACATGAATGGAAAGTGCCGTTGTGGCAATCCGTGGTCGGAGGAGTTTGTCAAAAAATTAGGATGGGAGGGTGCTGGCAGGTCGCGGTGATGTAACTTAACGCCACCAAAGATACTCGCAGGTTAGccggctaacgttagcctacTGTCGACGGTTCACCAGCTAGTGGCCGTCACTAGCGCTAGCCGCTGTTAGCCGTTAGCAGTTAGTCGTTAACGGTTAGCctgttagcagttagctgtTTACTTCCCGGCTGTCAGTGGCAGCGCTGTCCGGCTCTCCCTACAAGACGTCTCTGCGATACGAAAGCGCATAGAACAAACGGTTAAATGCGTCTAAGAGACACTTTTAATAGTTTCGCGTAGCTATGGAGAAAAAGTTTACCCGCACTCCTGACCTGCGAGCAGAGCCATACTCCCCGCTGACACCGTTTAATCGGTCCCTGCTCGGAAACACGGAAACGGCCGACCGACACAAAATGGAGGCACATCAGCGCCGCGTTTAGGTGCTTCGGGAAATTGTACCTCCAAACCACAAGGTCGTAATTCATGACCAGCGTCAGGCATGGAGTGAAGTGAGTAACTTTACTGCAAAAAGAGGAACAATTAAACACACTGAGAcgcaaaatgaataaaagagacactaaatgaccacaaagaggaGCAAATAACTACAATGAGACGCTAACTGGccataaagagacacaaaatgaccacaaaaacaTGCCAAATGCCAACGGTGAGTGAAAAATGATtagaagagatgaaaaaaaacattaaacagacgcaaaacaacaacaacaacaacatgcaaaatgaccacaaaaaaacataaagaggTGCAAAATGACTGTAAGCGATGCAAAAgatacacaaacagatgcaaaacaacGATGAGACACAAACTGAGGACAACTATGTTCAAAACTAGAAAGacagttaataaaaacagacttaGTGGGGCGccaatgaaacaaaaagtgCACTGATATCTGTAGAAAGGCtgattttaatgtcagtttgcTGCAGgacttgtatttattttttcactgttgtgtaacttttactttttcttcacTGATTGATTCTGTATCAAGAGAAACGTATTTTATTGATTCTATTCATCCCCCAATTTAGTTTTGTGGATAATGtgagaataaatacatttaatatgatgaataaatgataataaaatgtgtttaaaagcagaaacagtCAGGTGACTGGatgatgtgtgcgtgtgcgcgcgcatgtCGTTACAGAAGTCACGCATGCGCAGGGACAAACACTTCCGGTAAAGATGGCGGTGAGCAGAGGGCTTACGGGACTGTGGAGGACATGCAGCATGTTGTCACCCAGACTCCCTCTCCTGTCCGCCGCTGCTGTCCGGCTACAGAGCTCCGTGAGCGGGGGCCTGGTGCCCCAGACGTCGCTGTCCAGGCCGCCGTGGGCGCAGCAGACGAGCCCGGTCCCGGTctcggaggaggaggagcggggtCGACACGCCGCGGTGGTGAGCACCGTGAACCAGCGGATCCAGCGGCAGGACTTCGGGCGACTCTTCGCCGTGGTGCACTTCGCCGGGCGTCAGTGGAAGGTCACCGACGAGGACCTGATCCTGATCGAGAACCACATCGAGGCGGAGTGCGGGGAGCGGATCCGCATGGAGAAGGTGCTGCTGGTCGGGGCGGAGGACTTCACCTTG from Lates calcarifer isolate ASB-BC8 linkage group LG5, TLL_Latcal_v3, whole genome shotgun sequence includes these protein-coding regions:
- the LOC108883854 gene encoding 39S ribosomal protein L21, mitochondrial, which produces MAVSRGLTGLWRTCSMLSPRLPLLSAAAVRLQSSVSGGLVPQTSLSRPPWAQQTSPVPVSEEEERGRHAAVVSTVNQRIQRQDFGRLFAVVHFAGRQWKVTDEDLILIENHIEAECGERIRMEKVLLVGAEDFTLIGRPLLGKELVRVEATVLEKTESSPKVHMRFWRRHRFERKKIIIQPQTVLRINSIELAPRLT